TTGTAAGTAATAGCTTTCATGAAAGAAAGAAGCTTTTCTCTTTGTTAAATCATTCTTAGGTTTCTATTTCAGTTTTGGCAAAGTGGAGCTTACACTTTCCATAACTTGGAAATGTGATTGATTTTTTGCATTCCTTCTTTCAGTGAATCATTCCCATTCTGGCATTCTTTGCTAAGTTTTTACCATATTCCAACCAAAAGATGCCTGGAGGGAGGCTGAATTGCAGACGAGGGACCCAAATCTTCCATGTTCATGGCATAAGTATTGAAGCGTCTCTAATCTTTTGGAGACCTTGTTTGGATTGGCAGCTTTGATGTATGGCTTTGGAAATTCACACATCTGGATCAAACAGAAATTACATTTGTTTTTATCGTCTTTAATATCCTGATTGGATTTTGTTTTCCGCCTTGTAACTCTGCTTAAGAAATGTTTAACTGCTTgtaaaagtaataatatttgtaGCTACATGTAGCTTTAGAGCTCCTGTTTGTTTTTTTGTAATGAAAGGAAAATAATGTTACACATTGTTGCAGGCTTGCAGCACTTTCTATATTTTCTAGATAAATCTAAAAACTAAAGAGATTTAAATTTGTCTCTGATTATTAGATTCCCTCTCAAATTTTAGTTCATAAagaatatcttttttttttttgaaagatttagaTCTAATTTTTTTCACTCATATGTAAATGTGGTATGACGACTTCATGAGTAAGATGTTTTttctgtcaaaaaaaaaaaaaagtgacgCTCAATTGAATATGACCATCTAGAAGTCTTACATCTGTTTGTAGCATTAAAATGGCTTCAAGTACACTCTCTTATTAAACTGGCCCcgagttatattttattttataaatttatttttgtatggaTACAATCATAAACACATCTTCGGACTTGAATACTTGATGGTAAATCTAGGCAGCAAGCCAGCAACACTGGTCCTCCATGAGTCGATGTTATTTGTTGGCCAAATGCGAAGAGGTTTACGCAGTGGTCCCAAAAACCACCAATTATGCACGCTTATAGTTTATACTTACAAATAACAATTAAGTACTTAACCGGCAAAAGCAAGATCAATATCTCTATTCAGCTTCAAAAGGACAATGTTTATTCATTAGTAATTATATTTAGCATCAGAATAATAAGAACCAAAACACAGCTGCCAATTTCTCTTTAGTGGAGACAATATAACATCAAATATCTTTCTCGGGTACACAGATGCTCCTACTATAATTTTAGTAACCAGCTGTCCACCCACCACTCTATTGATCTTTAAACGTGAAAACAGATCCAATAGCAGGGTAGCTTAggaaacaaaaaaggaaaataaaacatTAATATCAAACAGCCAATCCCCTGAAATAGCTAATTATGAAAAGTGAGATCTATAAATGGTTGGCTCTACCTATCAATCAACTTAAGCTGCTTAAATACAAATAGTTTGATCATTCGGTCCCCCTGTTCCGTTCTCCACCACAACAGTAGAAGTGTGGACGCTTGACACGGCCACAACTCCTGCACAAGAGTCAAGTTAAATACTCATCTGAACCAACAAacgaaaacacaaaatatttgaCCTTTTGCTCTAATCATAACAGCTGAAATTCtgattttaaatcttaaatgaATCAaccaattctaaaaaatttctaCTAGGTAGGACAATTTTacgatttaaattttgttacaGTTTCATATTTTACGTGTTTAACTTACTCTTTAGATTTTACTTGAAATCTCAATTTAGCTCTAATTACTTAATATCTTGGCCAGAAAATTCGTATATTTAAATCGACTGCTCTTTCCGCTATAATGTATAATTCTATGTGGACATATACTTGGTAAGCATCACTATGCACAATACTTCACACGAAGAATACAGGAGAAACCTAAACATGACATGTAGGCAAATTGCAATTTGCAACCCCTCACCCCGGTTCTGTTTCTTAAGATATAGTTGCATTGCAACTTTAATCCTCCATTAAATAAATTGTGCCTCTCGCACTATACCATTCACTAGTTCAGTGGCCCCGGCCCATTCCTTTCAACAGAAACTAGAACACTTTCCATAACACTGGGATAATGTAATAAGAACCTAGAATTCTAGAAAACAAACTCATATCGCGAGATATTTACCAAAACTGTTGTATCATAGATTCAAAGGTATGATAGGTACCACAGAGTTGTTCACTGGAACAAAGTATCACACCTAATACCAAATTGAACAATTTCATGACAACAATAACGATAAACCTTCCAAAATCAAAaggtataaataataaataacaacaAATTATATAGGGAAGCAATCCAAAACTTACTTGCATAGGACAATCACAGGAGTAGGTTTCAAAGCTTTGGGTCCATTCCTTATTCCTCTTTTATGCTTTGAAATCTACATGATAGACAACAAAATGAAGCAATTATACAGCATTTCAATTACTACTTAAATCGACGTAGATTTTGCTCTATATTACTCGTTTTCATTTTATCTCTAGAGAACCAAGCAGTAAGGGGAAATTTCAAAAGCAGGTGTACCTTACCTTCTTTTTAGGTACAGCCATGAGCTCCAAAGAACCACCAGGGTAGGAACTTTGGGAACTGAACTCAGGTAAAACCGATTGTGATGATTGAACCCCGTTGTCAACGATCCCAGCTAGAGGAGGAGATTGGGCCACAGATTGCATCCACCTTCTGAACCCTAAAATGCTACCCATTTCCCCTCCGGTGATCTTAAGCACTGCGAATCTCGCCGCCGCCATTGCTGTAGGATTAAACAACACCACCGAGAAAGtgaaaattgaatgaaaatggaaaataaaatgacGAATTAATTGAAGTTTGATGGTTTACCAAAACGAAGGCGATGAAGTTGAATGCGTGCAATAATGGATAGTTAGATGGAGATAGAGTGAATTGAAGCGATAGTGTGAGCCCGGTATGACAAATTTTGGATTAGGATGGTGGAGTTCGTGATCGAAGATGAAGCAAGTATTCTTCTGCCACTCTCCAAGGTTCAAATGCAAAAAACCCTACTTATTAATGGATGAAGAAGAACACTGGAGGTGGACAGTTCTTATTTTCCACGTCATCGTATATTAAAATGAAAGGGTA
The genomic region above belongs to Arachis duranensis cultivar V14167 chromosome 3, aradu.V14167.gnm2.J7QH, whole genome shotgun sequence and contains:
- the LOC107481767 gene encoding uncharacterized protein LOC107481767 isoform X1 — its product is MAAARFAVLKITGGEMGSILGFRRWMQSVAQSPPLAGIVDNGVQSSQSVLPEFSSQSSYPGGSLELMAVPKKKISKHKRGIRNGPKALKPTPVIVLCKSCGRVKRPHFYCCGGERNRGTE
- the LOC107481767 gene encoding uncharacterized protein LOC107481767 isoform X2, yielding MAAARFAVLKITGGEMGSILGFRRWMQSVAQSPPLAGIVDNGVQSSQSVLPEFSSQSSYPGGSLELMAVPKKKISKHKRGIRNGPKALKPTPVIVLCKCDTLFQ